A stretch of DNA from Oryza brachyantha chromosome 4, ObraRS2, whole genome shotgun sequence:
CCTTGGCTGTCCAGCAGGCGTCGAGGAGGATGTTGGAGGACTTGATGTCGCGGTGGATGATGGGCGGCACGGCGTAGGTGTGCATGTACTCGAtgccgcgcgcggcgccgagggcgaggcggaggcgggccGGCCAtgaggcgagcggcggggagAGCGGCGTCGATCGCTTGTGGAGGTGGTCGTGGAGGGTGCCGTTGGGCATGAACTCGTACACGAGGatgcgctcgccgccgtcggcgcagAAGCCGAGGAGGCGGACCAGGTTCTTGTGGTTGACGCGCGACAGGAGCGCGAGCTCGGAGACGAATGCCGCCTCGTGGTCTATGCGccgtgccgcggcggcggacgaggaGGAAGGGCCGCCAGTGTCGCGGCGCTCTGCGCGCTTGATCGCGACCTCCCGGCCGTCGGGGAGGGACGCGCGGTACACCGCACCGAAGCTGCCGGAGCCGATGCGCTGGGCCGGCGAGAAGAACTCGGTCGCGGCGCGGAGCGCCGCCAGTGGGAACTGCTCCACCGTCGTGTTCGGGCCCTTGGAGAGCAGCGCGCTGAGCCGCCTTTCCACGCGCGGCACCGCCGGGCCCGTCGGCTCGGCGTGAATGCGGCCTGAGACCGGGGAGCTGCTGCCCCGGTGCCGGCGCAGGTAGTAAACCACCACGACCGCGGCGAGGAGAGCCACGAGCCCCGATCCAGCTCCGGCGCTGATCAGCGCGATCACCAGATTGCTCGGACGATGCTTCCCCTTCGATTGAGAGGTCGACGACGAGTTGGACGCCGGGGCCAGCGCCATCTGCGGAGGGGTGTAGCCGCAGGGGTAGCAAACGGAgacgtcgctgccgccgccgcagagcTCCGCGGAGCCCGACCAGACGCCGCACGAGCACGACTTCGACGGCGCGCACGGCCCCGGAAGAACCCTGTCGAACACCTTCCTcgccccgccggcgacgcctccGCCCCAGCACTGCAGCGAGTAGTCGGACATGAGCACCCCGCACACCACCTTCCCCTTCGCCTCCAGAGCGACGAACTGCTTCTgcgccagcgccggcggcggcgaggcttcCCCCTCGGGCCAGCACGAGACCGTCCAGTTCCCCCACAGAACGCACGTGATCGCGTCGcccaccgccaccgtcgacACCGCGCGGCTCATCCtcaccggcgccgcggccgccaccgccgccgcatccccCCAGCACCCCACCACCCCTCCGTAATCCACCGCGCACGCGTgcctctcgccggcggccagcAGCATGTACCTCCCCATCGGCACCCGCCCCACAGCCTCCCCACCACCATAACACCTCACCTCCCCACTCCGCACCACCAGCCCGCACACGAACCCGCcccccaccgccaccgccgagaaCCCCACCCGGCGATCCGGCACCTGCCCCCACGGGCACCTCCAGCACTGCATCGTCTCCCCGACGAGCCCGCACACGGactccccgccgccggacaCCGCCGACAGAACCTCCCCCCGATACACCCGCTTCGACTCATCATGCCCCTCGTTCAGATCCCACCAGCGCATGGacatcggcggcgacgacgtgggCCCAGCCGAGCACAGGTACCCGTCCCCGGCGACCACCGCCGAGAACGGCGAGCTCGTCCCGTCACCCGATCCATACGAGTACACgtgcggcgccgccgacctgTTCGAGACGCTCGCGCAGGAGACCCTGTACGCCGCCCCGGATGCCACGAGGGCGCAGGCGAGGAGGTGCTTCTgcgtcgtcggcgacgatgagttggtggtggcggcgatggcgatggtggggagggggaaggatgaggaggcgaggaggagaggcggggagaggaggaggaggacggcgaggagggctaggaggaggcggtggggaggtggaggtggagacaTTGGgtaggaggggagggggaggaggtggaggtggagaccATTGTTGGCGCGAGTTGTGTGTGGGGGAAGGtgcaaggaggaggaagaggagaaggggaatagggagggagggagggaagtGTGGAGGTTTAAAGGTtggtgtcttttttttttttcttctctttgcctttttgtttcttgttttttttttctttgagaaaAAAGTGGTGTGAGTAACTTGGTTGTTGGGTATGAATGAAAGTACttatttgtgtttttgttttcttttcggtTTGAGGCTGCGTTTGGCGGTAGGTTAAATAATCGaaacagaaaatatagtaataaattagtatataattaattaattattacttgtaaaaatttgacaaatagattaataaaatcttttaaagcagctttcatatagaaaatttttaccaaaaaaacacACGGTTTAGCAATCGGGATGCAtacgcgcgaaaaacgagagaatttAGGTAGCAAGACGGTGGAAAGAATGAGACATGAGTGTGGTGGTGTCGTGGTGATGTGTATCAATAGAGTGCCCATCCGAGTAGTATCGTAGAGGATCTCAGATGGTATCAATAGCTTGTGGAGGGGAAATGGGTGCCTTGTTAATTATGGTGTGCCATTTTGGTTTAGAGGACCAAGTTGTAATTCGTGGTGGagtacttttatttatttatttatttgcattTTTAAGAATTGCATTGCTTTGGATTCgaagtctcattttttttctttgacatGGCCATCcacaatatatatgatgatagTACAATGGTAGATGTGACAAGTATCTTCTAATACatcatggaaaataatttttagcacacgggtgtaggTATACCCGTGTGTTtgcatgtcatttaaatagtcataaaaaatatgaaaacatttgataagatagattaatatgagttatatcactccacaaatatgcaagtttaaatttaacttctataagttgtagcaaaaaaaacaaacaaaactgaaactaggtatatgcatatttataattgtttttgttatttttgctacaacttatagaagttgaatttaaacttgcatgttggtggagtaaaataaatcatattaaactatcttatcaaatttttttcatatttttttatgactatttagacgACATGCAACCCCCATGTGCTAAAAATCTATTTCCAATACATCACACCTTGTGACATGTTATTTCTGAAATCTCGTAAATGTAATAAGGCGATTTTCGGTTACTGTGGGTTTTGCCTAGGCTTGAAAAATTTCTAGGTCCGCCATTGTAACAGGAAAAGATTGAAGTTCATTGCATTTTCCTGATGGACCCAATACTCGAAGTGTCGTATAAGCCAATGATCAATTTTCTTGTGTTGTATGATTACAAAAGGAACGCAAAAGATTACTCAATgatctttttccttcttaacATGTGAAAGCGAAGCTAATTTCTCATACGTAATTTCTTCAACTCCTAAAAATGTGTAGGCCTTTCAAAGTCCAGCGAAGTTGGAGAAAATGATGTTCATTGTGGTCATCTCAATCAGCAGAGAAAATGGCCAAAGAAACTGTCTTGTTTTTCAGGAAGTGAGATCATGGGAGAATACTATGAGCGTTTCCGGATCTAGAAACGACTCCCATTATATTTTCATCACtcatcagaaaaaaatatatcttactgATAGTGGTTGTTGTTTAAGTATTAGATTAGGAGGCCATCACCAAATAATGTTTTCTTCTATTCTTGTTTGCCTTGCCAACTATGAATGAAAGCCACAAGCATGCAAGAGTCCCAGCTAAGATCCAGATTCTCCATGGCATGTGTGCTCTGCTGATTGCTGAGACAGCTAGTGACTGAAGAAGAAATATTGATTACAAGCTAGATCATTTCTTTACCTTGCAAGATGGCAATTGGCGAGCCAGCACTGTAATTaagtatataataattaatcttctctaatacttttttttctctctctctctgtgggCTCTTGATTCCATTATGCCGTATAAAACAAACATGGGGTGACATAAGACAGCTATATTTGGTGTTTTCTCTGACGAAACTGAAGCCAGAGACTTGaagcacacacatatatactacGCGGTTTCAGGGCTTGCTGACCATCAACGCTCTGACCAACGAACTGAAACAGGAGTCAGTCAAGTCATTGGTATTTCTGCGAGGTCCAAAATGGaggagatgaaaaataatcccGGACTCTTCCGTGGTGTTTAGAGTGAGAATtcttaggagaagtgtcacgttaaatgtttgatcggatgtcggaaggggtttttggacacgaatgaaaaacgaatttcacggctagcctagaaaccgcgaaacgaatcttttgagcataattaatccatcattagcacatgttgattactgtaacatttatgactaatcatgaactaattaggcttaaaagattcgtcttaagattttttacataactgtgcaattagttttttggtttatctatatttaatactttatttagatgtccaaaaattcgatgtgatgttttttttaaaaaaaattgagaactaaacaaggccttcaTCCGCATTCTCTTGGAGTTGGAGATGttcatggatggatgggacGACATGG
This window harbors:
- the LOC102702281 gene encoding serine/threonine-protein kinase-like protein CCR4; protein product: MSPPPPPHRLLLALLAVLLLLSPPLLLASSSFPLPTIAIAATTNSSSPTTQKHLLACALVASGAAYRVSCASVSNRSAAPHVYSYGSGDGTSSPFSAVVAGDGYLCSAGPTSSPPMSMRWWDLNEGHDESKRVYRGEVLSAVSGGGESVCGLVGETMQCWRCPWGQVPDRRVGFSAVAVGGGFVCGLVVRSGEVRCYGGGEAVGRVPMGRYMLLAAGERHACAVDYGGVVGCWGDAAAVAAAAPVRMSRAVSTVAVGDAITCVLWGNWTVSCWPEGEASPPPALAQKQFVALEAKGKVVCGVLMSDYSLQCWGGGVAGGARKVFDRVLPGPCAPSKSCSCGVWSGSAELCGGGSDVSVCYPCGYTPPQMALAPASNSSSTSQSKGKHRPSNLVIALISAGAGSGLVALLAAVVVVYYLRRHRGSSSPVSGRIHAEPTGPAVPRVERRLSALLSKGPNTTVEQFPLAALRAATEFFSPAQRIGSGSFGAVYRASLPDGREVAIKRAERRDTGGPSSSSAAAARRIDHEAAFVSELALLSRVNHKNLVRLLGFCADGGERILVYEFMPNGTLHDHLHKRSTPLSPPLASWPARLRLALGAARGIEYMHTYAVPPIIHRDIKSSNILLDACWTAKVSDFGLSLLNNLDDAGGGNAGAGDDDPCVTAGTVGYMDPEYYRLQHLTDKSDVYSFGVVLLELLSGCKAIQKYDGSGSPKNVVDIAVPHIECDRLHRVLDARLPLPTPWEMEAVAYVGYLAADCVRLAGRDRPTMSEVVGVLERAVAACDEYEDGGGGGGGEPALSRSCTDGSTAT